The nucleotide window TTTTTGGATAAAAGCAGCTCCGGTAAAAGCAGCTGAGGTATGTCCTGAAGGAAAACTATAGTTTCCTCCACCTGGTCTTTTTTTATTAATAATTCTTTTTAATGTATGGGTAGCTATAAAAGAAACCCCAAAAGCTTTTATAAATTGCCAATAAGGTTTATCGTTATTTTCAAAAATAAAAGTGCTACCTAAAGCAATTATAGGAATTCCAATCTGAATAATGTCTCCAGATCTTTCTACAAAGCTTTTTTGTGAAAAAATATTAATACTAAAAGAGCAAATAAAAAAAATCAGACAAAAATGCCTCATGTTTTTAGATGATAGATTTAAATTGCTCTAAAAAACGTTTGTCATTTTCATAGAACATACGAATATCTGGAATTTGATATAAAAGCATTGCTATACGCTCAATTCCCATTCCAAAAGCATACCCAGAATATTTAGTAGGGTCAATATTACAGTTCTTTAAAACATTAGGGTCAACCATTCCACAGCCCATAATTTCTAACCATCCAGTACCTTTGGTAATTCTGTAATCGGTTTCAGTTTCAAGTCCCCAATAAATATCAACTTCAGCACTAGGTTCAGTAAAAGGGAAGTATGAAGGACGTAAACGTATTTTAGATTTTCCAAACATCTCTTTAGTGAAATATAATAAAGTTTGTTTTAAATCGGCAAAAGAAACATCAGTGTCAATATATAAACCTTCTACTTGGTGAAAAATACAATGCGCACGAGCAGATATGTCTTCATTACGGAATACTCTTCCTGGAGAAATGGTTCTAATTGGAGGTTCGTTATTTTCCATGTAACGAACTTGTACAGATGATGTATGCGTTCTTAATAAAGTGTCTGGATTTTTATCTATAAAAAATGTATCCTGCATATCACGAGCAGGGTGATACTCTGGTAAATTTAAAGCGGTAAAGTTATGCCAATCATCTTCAATTTCAGGTCCTTCAGAAACAGTAAACCCAATACGATTAAATACCTCAATAATTTGATTTCTTACTAAAGAAATAGGATGGCGTGAACCTAATTCTATTGGTTCAGAAGGACGAGTTAAATCACCATAAATCCCTTTGTCTTCAATAGCATTATCTAAGGCATCATTTAATTCAGCAACTTTACCTTCAGCAGATTTTTTTAGATTGTTTAAAGCTTGCCCAAAATCTTTACGCAATTCAGCATCAACATTCTTAAATTCAGCAAATAAGTCTTTTAACAATCCTTTGCTTCCTAAGTATTTAATTCTGAATGTTTCAACTTCTTCTTTAGACGTTGCTTTAAAAGCTTTTACGTCACCAATCAATTCCTTTACCTTATCTAACATTATTTATTAATCCAAAAAAATTAAGTTGCAAATTTAAGCTTTTTTAGTTAAAAAATGAGGAGATTTCACCTAATAACGAAAACGATGTAGAAAAGTGAAAAATAAAGTACAAAATCAAATTTAAGAAATTGTAAATTAATTATATTTGCCAAGTAAAATTGTTAAAATTATAATAACACAACAATTAATTTATGGAATCTAAAATAAATGCTTTTATGGATTACGTTAAGGAACGTAATGCATACGAACCAGAGTTTTTGCAAGCTGTACACGAAGTAGCAGAAACTGTAATTCCGTTTATAGAAAACAATCCAAAATACCAAGGAAAAAAATTATTAGAGCGTATGGTTGAGCCAGAACGTACTTTAATGTTTAGAGTGCCTTGGGTAGATGATAATGGAGAAACTCAAGTAAACAGAGGTTATAGAGTAGAGTTTAACTCTGCAATTGGTCCATATAAAGGAGGGCTACGTTTTCACCCTTCAGTAAACTTGTCAATCTTAAAGTTTTTAGGATTTGAACAAGTTTTCAAAAACTCATTAACTACATTACCAATGGGTGGTGGAAAAGGTGGATCTGATTTTAACCCTAAAGGGAAGTCAGATAACGAAGTAATGAAGTTTTGTCAATCTTTTATGACTGAATTATCTCGTCATATTGGAGCAAATACCGATGTTCCAGCTGGAGATATTGGTGTTGGAGGAAGAGAAATCGGATTTATGTTTGGTCAATATAAACGTTTGCGTAATGAATTTACTGGTGTTTTAACTGGGAAAGGTGCTTCTTGGGGAGGTTCTTTAATTCGTCCAGAAGCAACTGGTTATGGAGATGTTTATTTCGCTGAAAATATGTTAAACTTTAAAGGAGATTCTTTTAAAGGGAAAACAGTAGCAGTTTCAGGTTCTGGAAATGTAGCGCAATATGCAACTGAAAAAGCAACTCAATTGGGTGCTAAAGTTGTTACTTTATCTGATTCTTCAGGATACATTTACGATGAAGAAGGAATAGATGCTGATAAATTAGCATTTGTTATGGAAATCAAAAATGTTCGCCGTGGTAGAATTGGTGAATATGTTGAGAAATATCCATCAGCTAAATTCTTTGCAAAAGAAAGACCTTGGGGTGTTAAATGTGATGTAGCTT belongs to Tenacibaculum sp. MAR_2010_89 and includes:
- a CDS encoding phosphatase PAP2 family protein, with amino-acid sequence MRHFCLIFFICSFSINIFSQKSFVERSGDIIQIGIPIIALGSTFIFENNDKPYWQFIKAFGVSFIATHTLKRIINKKRPGGGNYSFPSGHTSAAFTGAAFIQKRYGWKYGFPAYLLASYVGYSRIYAKKHDVYDVIAGASIGFISSYLFTKAYKNNKIKISLNSNLNKDTIAISLNYSL
- the pheS gene encoding phenylalanine--tRNA ligase subunit alpha, which gives rise to MLDKVKELIGDVKAFKATSKEEVETFRIKYLGSKGLLKDLFAEFKNVDAELRKDFGQALNNLKKSAEGKVAELNDALDNAIEDKGIYGDLTRPSEPIELGSRHPISLVRNQIIEVFNRIGFTVSEGPEIEDDWHNFTALNLPEYHPARDMQDTFFIDKNPDTLLRTHTSSVQVRYMENNEPPIRTISPGRVFRNEDISARAHCIFHQVEGLYIDTDVSFADLKQTLLYFTKEMFGKSKIRLRPSYFPFTEPSAEVDIYWGLETETDYRITKGTGWLEIMGCGMVDPNVLKNCNIDPTKYSGYAFGMGIERIAMLLYQIPDIRMFYENDKRFLEQFKSII
- the gdhA gene encoding NADP-specific glutamate dehydrogenase, which codes for MESKINAFMDYVKERNAYEPEFLQAVHEVAETVIPFIENNPKYQGKKLLERMVEPERTLMFRVPWVDDNGETQVNRGYRVEFNSAIGPYKGGLRFHPSVNLSILKFLGFEQVFKNSLTTLPMGGGKGGSDFNPKGKSDNEVMKFCQSFMTELSRHIGANTDVPAGDIGVGGREIGFMFGQYKRLRNEFTGVLTGKGASWGGSLIRPEATGYGDVYFAENMLNFKGDSFKGKTVAVSGSGNVAQYATEKATQLGAKVVTLSDSSGYIYDEEGIDADKLAFVMEIKNVRRGRIGEYVEKYPSAKFFAKERPWGVKCDVALPCATQNELNGEEAKALVANGCICVAEGANMPSTPEAIEVFQNAKILFAPGKASNAGGVATSGLEMSQNSLRLSWTREEVDSKLHGIMNSIHEACVKYGTQEDGYVDYVKGANVAGFVKVADAMLDQGVV